The proteins below come from a single Miscanthus floridulus cultivar M001 chromosome 1, ASM1932011v1, whole genome shotgun sequence genomic window:
- the LOC136550516 gene encoding calcium-transporting ATPase 10, plasma membrane-type-like — MESYLKENFGGVQPKHSSDEALRRWRKVVGVVKNPKRRFRFTANLDKRNEATAMKRKNHEKLRVAVLVSKAALQFIHSIAPSSEYKVPADVKAAGFGICAEELSSIVEGHDVKKLKSHGGVQGLASKLSTSESDGLATSADELATRRDVFGVNKFAEAESRGFLVFVWEALQDMTLMILAACAFVSLIVGIATEGWPKGAHDGLGIVASILLVVFVTASSDYRQSLQFKDLDKEKKKITVQVTRSGYRQKLSIYELLAGDIVHLSIGDQVPADGLFMSGFSLLINESSLTGESEPVAVNAENPFLLSGTKVQDGSCKMLVTTIGMRTQWGKLMATLSEGGDDETPLQVKLNGVATIIGKIGLIFAVVTFAVLTESLFRRKIIDGTYLSWTGDDALELLEFFAIAVTIVVVAVPEGLPLAVTLSLAFAMKKMMNDKALIRHLAACETMGSATSICSDKTGTLTTNHMTVVKACICGKIKEVDGASDAKSLFSELPDSVMTIISQSIFNNTGGDVVLNQDGKREILGTPTETAILEFGLSLGGDFLAVRKASTLVKVEPFNSAKKRMGVVIQLPEGALRAHCKGASEIILASCSKYLNEEGNVVPLDEGTIDHLKATIDSFANEALRTLCLAYMEVQDGFSVNDQIPKDGYTCIGIVGIKDPVRPGVKESVAICRSAGITVRMVTGDNINTAKAIARECGILTEGGIAIEGPDFRTKSEEELTQLIPKIQVMARSSPLDKHTLVKHLRTKLDEVVAVTGDGTNDAPALHEADIGLAMGIAGTEVAKESADVIILDDNFSTIVTVAKWGRSVYINIQKFVQFQLTVNVVALVVNFSSACLTGSAPLTAVQLLWVNMIMDTLGALALATEPPNNELMKRTPVGRKGNFISNIMWRNILGQAFYQFLVIWYLQTEGKWLLGIKGDNSDLVLNTLIFNCFVFCQVFNEVSSREMERINVFEGILNNNVFIAVLGSTVIFQFIIIQFLGDFANTTALTLNQWIACIFIGFIGMPIAAIVKMIPVGSS; from the exons ATGGAGAGCTACCTCAAGGAGAACTTCGGGGGCGTCCAGCCCAAGCACTCGTCGGACGAGGCGCTGCGACGATGGCGCAAGGTCGTCGGCGTCGTCAAGAACCCCAAGCGCCGCTTCCGCTTCACGGCCAACCTCGACAAGCGCAACGAGGCCACCGCCATGAAGCGAAAGAACCAT GAGAAGCTGCGTGTTGCCGTGCTTGTTTCAAAGGCTGCACTTCAGTTCATCCACA GCATTGCTCCGTCGAGTGAGTACAAGGTGCCCGCAGATGTCAAGGCAGCTGGTTTTGGCATCTGCGCTGAGGAGCTGAGCTCTATTGTCGAGGGCCATGACGTGAAGAAGCTGAAATCTCATGGTGGCGTCCAGGGCCTCGCGTCCAAGCTATCCACTTCGGAGTCTGACGGCCTCGCCACGTCCGCGGACGAGCTAGCGACCCGGCGGGATGTCTTTGGCGTCAACAAGTTCGCGGAGGCAGAGTCCCGTGGTTTCTTGGTCTTCGTCTGGGAGGCGCTGCAGGACATGACACTCATGATCCTTGCCGCGTGCGCGTTTGTCTCACTCATTGTCGGCATCGCCACGGAGGGATGGCCCAAGGGCGCGCACGACGGGCTCGGCATTGTGGCCAGCATCCTGCTGGTCGTGTTCGTCACAGCATCAAGCGACTACCGCCAGTCCCTGCAGTTCAAGGACCTcgacaaggagaagaagaagatcacGGTGCAAGTCACCCGGAGCGGGTACAGGCAGAAGCTCTCAATATATGAACTTCTCGCCGGCGACATCGTTCACCTCTCCATTGGTGATCAGGTGCCTGCTGACGGGCTGTTCATGTCAGGCTTCTCGCTTCTGATCAACGAGTCGAGCTTGACCGGAGAGAGCGAGCCAGTTGCCGTCAATGCTGAGAACCCATTCCTTCTGTCAGGGACGAAGGTGCAGGACGGTTCTTGCAAGATGCTCGTCACGACAATCGGCATGAGGACTCAGTGGGGGAAGCTGATGGCCACTCTCAGCGAAGGTGGTGATGATGAGACGCCATTGCAGGTCAAGTTGAACGGTGTGGCCACCATCATCGGTAAGATAGGACTTATCTTTGCTGTCGTCACATTCGCGGTGCTCACCGAAAGCCTGTTCCGGCGCAAGATCATtgatggtacatacttgagctgGACTGGAGATGACGCATTGGAGTTGCTTGAGTTCTTCGCCATTGCTGTTACCATCGTCGTTGTGGCAGTACCTGAAGGGCTACCGCTCGCCGTGACACTGAGCCTTGCATTTGCAATGAAAAAGATGATGAATGACAAGGCACTCATCCGGCACCTTGCAGCCTGTGAGACCATGGGCTCAGCGACCTCCATTTGCAGTGACAAGACTGGCACTCTCACGACAAACCACATGACTGTTGTCAAAGCCTGCATCTGTGGTAAGATCAAAGAAGTGGATGGTGCTTCAGATGCCAAGAGCCTGTTCTCCGAACTCCCAGACTCTGTCATGACAATTATCTCCCAGTCCATATTCAACAACACTGGGGGCGACGTTGTCTTGAACCAGGATGGCAAACGTGAAATACTGGGGACACCAACTGAGACAGCTATTCTGGAGTTTGGGCTGTCACTCGGTGGAGACTTTTTGGCGGTGCGCAAAGCAAGCACCCTTGTAAAGGTGGAGCCATTCAACTCTGCCAAGAAGAGAATGGGAGTGGTAATCCAGCTCCCAGAGGGTGCACTGCGAGCACATTGCAAAGGTGCATCAGAGATCATACTGGCATCTTGCAGCAAGTACCTGAATGAGGAAGGCAATGTCGTCCCCCTGGATGAAGGAACCATTGATCACTTGAAGGCCACAATCGATAGCTTCGCAAACGAGGCACTTCGCACTCTCTGTCTTGCTTACATGGAAGTTCAGGATGGGTTCTCAGTCAATGATCAGATCCCGAAAGATGGGTACACCTGCATTGGCATTGTGGGGATCAAAGACCCAGTCCGGCCCGGAGTGAAGGAATCGGTTGCCATCTGCAGGTCAGCAGGTATTACCGTAAGGATGGTCACAGGTGACAACATCAACACGGCAAAGGCAATTGCCCGGGAATGCGGCATTTTAACTGAAGGTGGCATTGCCATAGAAGGCCCAGATTTCAGAACCAAGAGTGAAGAAGAGCTTACTCAACTGATACCAAAGATACAG GTGATGGCAAGATCTTCACCACTGGATAAGCATACCCTTGTCAAGCATCTTCGAACTAAACTCGACGAAGTTGTGGCTGTGACTGGTGACGGGACAAATGATGCGCCTGCGCTTCATGAGGCTGATATTGGGCTTGCAATGGGCATTGCCGGAACCGAG GTGGCCAAAGAGAGTGCTGATGTCATCATTCTTGATGACAACTTCTCCACTATTGTTACCGTTGCAAAATGGGGTCGATCAGTGTACATCAACATTCAGAAGTTTGTGCAATTTCAGCTCACTGTCAACGTGGTTGCTCTGGTGGTAAACTTCTCCTCAGCTTGCCTGACAG GGAGTGCCCCTCTTACTGCTGTGCAATTGCTCTGGGTCAACATGATCATGGATACACTGGGTGCACTGGCATTGGCTACAGAACCCCCAAACAATGAACTGATGAAGAGAACACCTGTTGGAAGGAAAGGAAACTTCATCAGTAACATTATGTGGAGAAACATCCTGGGACAGGCCTTCTACCAGTTCCTTGTAATTTGGTACCTACAAACAGAGGGGAAGTGGTTGTTGGGAATCAAGGGCGATAACTCCGATCTAGTCTTGAACACACTGATCTTCAATTGCTTCGTATTCTGCCAG